The following proteins come from a genomic window of Legionella cherrii:
- a CDS encoding aldehyde dehydrogenase family protein encodes MDILKRLKIHAVNPGAYSGQGWQSGVHEHKLISYNPANGEKLAEIATCTMDDYEEVMTRAQHAAHEWRKIPAPKRGEIIRQIGQSLRDHKDALGSLVSLEMGKSKQEGDGEVQEMIDIADFAVGQSRMLYGNTMHSERPQHRMYEQWHPYGIVGVISAFNFPVAVWSWNAFLAAICGNVTVWKPSAKTPLCAVAVQHICNDVLTANGCPEIFSLVIPEDHDVVETFVNDKRIPLISFTGSTAVGKQVAAKVAARLGKTILELGGNNAIILDESADLHLAIPAIVFGAVGTAGQRCTSTRRLFVHHSKYDYVVERLRFAYEQITIGDPLDKINLMGPLIDKQAVDQFNKAIARIKEAGGRIIFGGEAVHRPGFFVQPTLVCDVKNHWDIVQEETFAPILYVMPFQTIDEAIALQNHVPQGLSSAMFTQNLKNAEHFLSAWGSDCGIANINIGTSGAEIGGAFGGEKETGGGRESGSDSWKAYMRRQTNTINWGNELPLAQGIRFDLV; translated from the coding sequence ATGGATATATTAAAACGCTTGAAAATTCATGCAGTTAATCCAGGTGCCTATAGTGGCCAGGGTTGGCAAAGTGGAGTTCATGAGCATAAATTAATCTCTTATAATCCAGCAAATGGTGAAAAGCTTGCTGAAATAGCAACCTGCACTATGGATGATTATGAAGAGGTAATGACCCGTGCACAGCATGCGGCACATGAATGGAGAAAAATTCCTGCTCCAAAAAGAGGTGAAATCATACGGCAAATTGGTCAGTCATTGCGCGATCATAAAGATGCTTTAGGTAGTTTGGTTTCTTTAGAAATGGGCAAATCCAAGCAAGAAGGGGATGGTGAAGTTCAGGAAATGATTGACATTGCTGATTTTGCAGTAGGTCAGTCACGAATGCTATATGGGAATACCATGCATTCTGAACGTCCTCAACACAGAATGTATGAACAATGGCATCCGTACGGTATCGTGGGTGTTATATCAGCATTTAACTTCCCAGTCGCAGTTTGGTCATGGAATGCTTTTCTTGCAGCCATCTGTGGTAATGTAACGGTGTGGAAACCTTCAGCAAAGACACCTTTATGTGCTGTAGCTGTTCAGCATATTTGCAATGATGTGTTGACAGCTAATGGATGCCCTGAGATCTTTAGTTTGGTTATTCCGGAAGACCATGATGTAGTAGAGACTTTCGTTAATGATAAGCGGATACCTCTTATTTCATTTACAGGTTCAACGGCAGTAGGAAAGCAAGTTGCCGCAAAAGTTGCTGCCCGATTAGGTAAGACTATTTTAGAGTTAGGTGGCAATAATGCGATAATTCTTGATGAGTCAGCTGATCTTCATTTAGCAATTCCAGCGATTGTTTTTGGAGCAGTGGGTACTGCAGGACAACGATGCACTTCTACACGACGTCTGTTTGTTCATCATTCCAAATATGATTATGTTGTTGAACGGTTACGTTTTGCTTATGAGCAGATAACAATTGGCGATCCTTTAGATAAAATAAATCTTATGGGCCCTCTTATTGATAAACAAGCGGTAGACCAATTCAATAAAGCCATCGCCCGAATCAAAGAAGCAGGTGGGCGAATTATCTTTGGTGGTGAGGCCGTTCATCGACCAGGCTTTTTTGTACAGCCTACATTAGTATGTGATGTAAAAAACCATTGGGATATTGTCCAAGAAGAAACATTTGCCCCCATTTTATATGTTATGCCTTTTCAAACAATTGATGAGGCGATTGCTTTACAAAATCATGTACCACAGGGTTTATCTTCTGCCATGTTTACTCAAAATTTAAAAAATGCAGAGCATTTTTTAAGTGCTTGGGGGAGTGATTGTGGCATAGCCAATATTAACATCGGTACTTCGGGTGCCGAAATTGGCGGTGCTTTTGGTGGAGAAAAAGAAACCGGTGGTGGTCGTGAGTCGGGCTCTGATTCATGGAAAGCCTACATGCGTCGACAAACCAATACGATAAACTGGGGAAATGAACTACCTTTAGCCCAGGGCATTCGTTTTGATTTAGTTTAA
- a CDS encoding acetyl-CoA C-acyltransferase: MTNVYIVDALRTPVGKAPRGVFKNTLPDDLLAHVIKNLMERYPSVDHQEIGDVVIGCAMPEAEQGMNVARIAALLADLPQSVPAMTINRFCSSGVQSIATVAETIRSGDIHLALAGGVESMSMVPLGGNKYTANPAIFNNEDIAIAYGMGITAENVAKRWEITREQQDEFAAESHKKAVAAQQRGDFKAEISPVEITLRQADLANSTTVVKKKWINDDEGPRADTSYEVISKLKPVFAARGTVTAGNSSQTSDGAGIALLASEHAVRQYNLKPIGRLMSYAVAGVPPDIMGIGPIKAIPVALKRAGITLDQLDWIELNEAFAAQALAVIKELDLPRNKVNPLGGAIALGHPLGATGAIRTATLLHGLRRIKGRYGMVTMCIGTGMGAAAIFEAL, from the coding sequence ATGACTAATGTATATATAGTTGACGCATTACGTACTCCTGTTGGTAAAGCACCTCGCGGTGTATTTAAAAATACGTTACCTGATGATTTACTCGCTCATGTGATCAAAAATTTAATGGAGCGTTATCCATCAGTGGATCATCAAGAAATAGGGGATGTTGTCATAGGTTGTGCTATGCCTGAGGCAGAACAAGGTATGAATGTGGCTCGTATCGCTGCCTTACTTGCTGACTTACCCCAATCTGTTCCTGCCATGACAATCAATCGTTTTTGTTCTTCAGGAGTGCAAAGTATTGCTACCGTTGCAGAGACTATACGCAGTGGCGACATACACTTGGCTCTAGCAGGCGGCGTTGAAAGCATGTCTATGGTCCCTTTAGGTGGAAATAAATACACAGCAAACCCTGCTATATTCAACAATGAAGATATCGCGATCGCATATGGGATGGGAATTACTGCAGAAAATGTTGCAAAACGCTGGGAAATTACTCGAGAACAACAAGATGAGTTTGCTGCTGAAAGCCATAAAAAAGCTGTAGCAGCTCAGCAGCGAGGTGATTTTAAAGCGGAAATTAGTCCCGTAGAAATTACTTTAAGACAGGCTGATTTAGCTAACTCGACAACCGTAGTGAAGAAAAAGTGGATCAATGATGATGAAGGGCCACGAGCAGATACGTCCTATGAAGTCATTTCCAAATTAAAACCTGTTTTTGCCGCTAGAGGAACAGTCACGGCAGGAAACAGTTCACAAACCAGTGATGGAGCAGGTATTGCTTTGCTGGCTAGTGAACACGCTGTGCGCCAATATAATTTAAAACCTATTGGACGATTGATGAGTTATGCCGTAGCCGGTGTTCCACCAGATATTATGGGAATTGGCCCAATAAAAGCCATTCCCGTTGCCTTAAAGCGAGCAGGTATTACTTTAGACCAGCTCGATTGGATAGAGCTTAACGAGGCTTTTGCCGCTCAGGCCCTGGCAGTAATTAAAGAACTTGATCTTCCTCGAAACAAGGTAAATCCCTTAGGGGGGGCTATTGCCTTAGGACATCCCTTGGGTGCTACTGGGGCAATCAGAACGGCTACTTTATTGCATGGTCTCAGGAGGATT